A genomic window from Terriglobia bacterium includes:
- a CDS encoding flavin reductase family protein, giving the protein MVKKSFPLSQVYRLLEPGPVVMVTTARKGRANIMTMSWHTMIDFEPPLVGCVISDRNHTFGILKATKECVINIPTVELAAKVVGCGNTSGRTVDKFKTFRLTPAAAWRVQAPLIDECYANLECKVVDTRMTARYGLFILEVLKAWIDPTRKYPRTIHHRGRGVFMVAGKTIKLPSKMK; this is encoded by the coding sequence ATGGTGAAAAAGTCCTTTCCCCTGTCTCAGGTTTATCGCCTGCTCGAGCCAGGGCCCGTGGTGATGGTCACGACGGCCCGCAAGGGGCGGGCGAATATCATGACCATGTCCTGGCACACGATGATCGATTTCGAGCCGCCGCTGGTGGGCTGCGTGATCAGCGACCGGAACCACACATTCGGCATCTTGAAGGCGACCAAAGAATGTGTGATCAATATCCCCACGGTAGAGCTGGCGGCCAAGGTAGTGGGCTGCGGGAACACCTCCGGGCGAACGGTGGACAAGTTCAAAACCTTTCGTCTCACGCCGGCGGCCGCCTGGCGGGTCCAGGCCCCGCTCATTGACGAGTGTTATGCCAATCTCGAATGCAAAGTCGTTGACACCAGGATGACTGCCAGATACGGCCTCTTTATCCTGGAGGTCCTCAAAGCATGGATCGACCCCACAAGGAAATACCCGCGGACAATTCATCATCGCGGGAGAGGCGTTTTCATGGTCGCCGGCAAGACGATCAAGCTGCCCTCCAAAATGAAATAG
- a CDS encoding Hsp20/alpha crystallin family protein: protein MGETTAVKRAEEPVKMIKHGSLLDQMNEMFDALSRRAYSIFEENGRAFGRDIEHWFQAERELLHPVHVHVMESDDSLHIQAEVPGFSEKELEISVEPCRLTITGKREASKEEKKGKTVYAERCADQILRIVDLPVEVETDKVSAMLKNGVLELTMPKAVKARAIRIHPKAA from the coding sequence ATGGGAGAAACTACTGCCGTTAAGCGCGCTGAAGAGCCAGTGAAAATGATCAAGCATGGATCTTTATTGGATCAGATGAACGAGATGTTTGATGCTCTTTCGCGCCGGGCGTATTCGATTTTCGAAGAGAATGGCCGCGCATTCGGCCGCGATATCGAGCACTGGTTTCAAGCGGAGCGGGAATTGCTGCATCCCGTTCATGTACATGTGATGGAGTCGGATGACTCCCTGCATATTCAGGCGGAAGTGCCGGGTTTCAGTGAAAAAGAACTGGAAATCAGCGTCGAGCCCTGCCGGCTGACGATCACGGGCAAGCGGGAAGCAAGCAAGGAAGAGAAAAAGGGCAAGACGGTATATGCGGAGCGATGCGCCGACCAGATTCTGCGCATCGTCGACCTGCCCGTGGAGGTTGAAACGGACAAAGTGTCTGCGATGCTCAAGAACGGCGTACTGGAATTGACGATGCCAAAGGCGGTAAAGGCGCGGGCTATCCGCATTCATCCTAAGGCCGCCTGA
- a CDS encoding nitroreductase family protein, whose protein sequence is MEVMEAIRGRRAVRDYTGARMERPAIEDLIQEAILAPSARNLQPWAFAVLLDRERIEGYGRRSKSWLLANFSQTSYDDSLRKMVEDPDFVIFYHAPALVLVLAKSSETQAAEDCCLAAENLMLAARAEGYGTCWIGLARPWLDLPATKAELKLPESFHVVAPIVVGHPKAWPESHGRNAAEIYWLG, encoded by the coding sequence ATGGAAGTGATGGAAGCCATCCGAGGGCGGCGTGCGGTCCGGGATTATACCGGGGCCCGCATGGAGCGGCCGGCGATCGAGGACCTCATACAAGAGGCGATCCTGGCGCCGAGCGCGCGGAATCTGCAGCCCTGGGCATTTGCGGTCCTGCTCGATCGCGAACGCATCGAAGGCTACGGCAGGCGCTCCAAGAGCTGGCTGCTGGCGAATTTTTCGCAAACTTCGTACGACGATTCTCTCCGCAAGATGGTCGAAGACCCGGACTTCGTAATCTTTTACCACGCCCCAGCGCTCGTGCTGGTGCTGGCGAAATCTTCCGAGACGCAAGCGGCGGAGGATTGCTGTCTGGCGGCGGAAAATCTGATGCTGGCGGCTCGCGCGGAAGGGTACGGCACCTGCTGGATCGGTCTCGCACGCCCCTGGCTTGATCTGCCAGCGACCAAGGCGGAACTCAAACTGCCGGAAAGCTTCCACGTGGTCGCGCCCATTGTGGTCGGCCATCCGAAAGCCTGGCCGGAATCGCATGGGCGCAATGCGGCTGAAATTTACTGGCTTGGATGA
- a CDS encoding ATP-binding cassette domain-containing protein, with translation MNRGGPVANAAAVVATGITRRFDSLTAVDHLNFTTARGLIFGLLGPNGAGKSTLIKMLITLLPVSEGTALVAGFDIVREPREVRRRIGYVPQMLSADGELTGYENLLISAKLYGIPYAERQKRISQALEFMELAGVGDQLVSRYSGGMVRRLEIAQAMMHRPTVLFLDEPTIGLDPVAKHSFWQRIRDLRREYGTTIFMTTHDMEEAESLCEIVTFMHRGKIAASGSPAELRAALGPAVTLDDVFIHYTGASILEAGGDFRDAARTRLTARRLG, from the coding sequence ATGAATCGCGGGGGACCGGTGGCGAACGCGGCAGCTGTTGTGGCGACAGGGATCACGCGCCGGTTCGATTCGCTTACTGCAGTTGATCACCTCAACTTCACCACGGCAAGAGGCCTCATCTTCGGCTTGCTCGGGCCGAATGGCGCAGGCAAGAGCACACTCATCAAGATGCTGATTACGCTGCTGCCCGTGAGTGAGGGAACGGCGCTGGTGGCCGGCTTCGATATCGTCCGTGAGCCGAGAGAGGTGCGCCGGAGGATCGGCTATGTGCCGCAGATGCTTTCTGCCGATGGCGAACTCACCGGCTACGAAAACCTGCTTATTTCCGCAAAACTGTATGGTATTCCGTACGCCGAGCGCCAGAAGCGCATTTCCCAGGCGCTCGAATTCATGGAACTCGCCGGCGTGGGCGACCAGCTCGTGAGCCGTTATTCCGGCGGCATGGTGCGCCGGCTCGAAATCGCGCAGGCCATGATGCATCGGCCCACGGTGTTGTTTCTCGATGAGCCCACCATAGGACTCGATCCGGTGGCAAAACATTCCTTCTGGCAACGCATCCGGGATCTGCGCCGCGAATATGGCACCACCATCTTTATGACCACGCATGACATGGAAGAAGCCGAAAGCCTCTGCGAGATCGTGACCTTCATGCATCGGGGAAAAATTGCCGCGAGTGGTTCGCCTGCCGAACTGCGGGCCGCCTTGGGACCAGCGGTGACCCTCGACGACGTGTTCATTCACTATACCGGTGCATCGATCTTGGAAGCAGGAGGAGACTTCAGAGATGCCGCCCGAACTCGCCTCACCGCCCGCCGCCTGGGCTGA
- a CDS encoding ABC transporter permease, translating to MPPELASPPAAWAEIARPGDFFVQTFAVAEADVRKLIHDPVELFTRMVQPVLWLLIFGEVFTRTRAIPTGGLSYLDFITPGILAQSVLFGAIFYGISLIWERDLGIVHKFLASPALRTSLVLGRAISSTVRSFFQTFLLYVIAELLGVHLRFGVKALAGVLATVALGSAIFATFSLIAACVVKSRERFMGIGQVLTMPLFFASNAIYPLSLMPSWLRAISSLNPLTYQVDALRDLMLIGGTSTFGLLMDFGAQILALTVLLAIATKLYPRIVT from the coding sequence ATGCCGCCCGAACTCGCCTCACCGCCCGCCGCCTGGGCTGAAATCGCCAGGCCGGGAGATTTCTTCGTCCAGACCTTTGCCGTGGCCGAAGCGGACGTTCGCAAGCTCATCCACGATCCGGTGGAGCTTTTTACACGAATGGTGCAGCCTGTGCTGTGGCTGCTGATCTTCGGCGAGGTCTTCACGCGCACGCGAGCAATTCCAACCGGCGGCCTCAGTTACCTGGATTTCATAACGCCGGGTATTCTGGCGCAAAGTGTGCTCTTCGGGGCAATTTTCTACGGCATTTCCCTGATCTGGGAGCGCGATCTCGGGATCGTGCATAAGTTTTTAGCCAGCCCGGCGCTGCGCACCTCGCTGGTGCTGGGCCGCGCCATTTCCTCGACGGTGCGAAGCTTTTTCCAGACGTTTCTCTTGTATGTGATTGCCGAGCTTCTCGGTGTCCACTTGAGGTTTGGCGTCAAGGCTCTAGCGGGGGTGCTGGCAACGGTAGCGCTTGGCTCGGCTATTTTTGCGACCTTTTCACTCATCGCCGCTTGCGTCGTCAAATCGCGCGAGCGCTTCATGGGTATCGGCCAGGTGCTGACGATGCCGCTGTTCTTTGCGAGTAACGCCATTTATCCGCTGAGCTTGATGCCTTCGTGGCTGCGCGCGATTTCCTCGCTCAATCCGCTCACCTATCAGGTAGACGCCCTGCGCGATCTGATGCTCATCGGCGGAACGAGCACGTTTGGCCTGCTCATGGATTTCGGCGCGCAAATCCTGGCGCTGACTGTGCTGCTCGCGATTGCCACGAAGCTCTATCCTAGAATCGTTACTTGA
- a CDS encoding efflux RND transporter periplasmic adaptor subunit translates to MVAASGRIEGREVTLAPKEIQGRIQSLLVDEGQSVKKGQLLAELESKQLDARFASLGANVANLDQQVKQASIDVIYTTKHTAASAAAAEAAVSSAKAHLTRARAVLENAGVERDRALGLYREQVIAKSVLDQATMTYETSVADANAAEKDISQAEANLAVAQASKDTVALKLQQLRALQESRRAAEAQLEEARANLAERNIYAPTDGTILSRPVEAGDVVSSGSPIFVMVDMSRLYLKVYIPEPEIPKIKLGDEADITVDAFPGRTFAARVSKIYQQAEFTPKNVETKEERVKLVFGVELTFVKPERILKPGMPADAAIHWKAAQAQPGSK, encoded by the coding sequence GTGGTCGCCGCTAGCGGAAGAATCGAAGGGCGGGAAGTTACGCTTGCTCCCAAAGAGATCCAGGGACGGATCCAGAGCCTGCTGGTAGACGAAGGGCAGTCCGTCAAGAAGGGGCAACTGCTGGCGGAATTGGAATCGAAGCAGCTGGATGCGCGCTTTGCGAGTCTTGGCGCCAACGTCGCGAACCTGGATCAGCAGGTCAAACAAGCTTCGATCGATGTGATCTACACAACGAAGCACACGGCTGCCTCGGCCGCCGCGGCGGAGGCTGCAGTGAGCAGCGCGAAAGCGCACCTGACCCGGGCAAGAGCCGTCCTGGAAAATGCCGGCGTGGAACGGGATCGCGCCCTTGGTCTGTACCGGGAACAGGTAATTGCCAAAAGTGTCCTCGACCAGGCCACCATGACCTACGAGACAAGCGTGGCCGATGCGAACGCAGCGGAGAAGGATATCTCCCAGGCGGAAGCCAATCTAGCGGTGGCGCAGGCCTCGAAAGATACGGTGGCGCTCAAGCTCCAACAGCTCCGGGCCCTGCAGGAAAGCCGGCGTGCGGCGGAAGCGCAACTTGAGGAAGCCCGGGCCAACCTCGCCGAGCGCAATATTTACGCTCCGACAGACGGTACGATCCTTTCGCGGCCGGTGGAAGCCGGCGACGTCGTCAGCTCCGGTTCTCCAATTTTCGTCATGGTAGATATGAGCCGCCTGTACCTGAAGGTCTACATCCCCGAGCCGGAGATCCCCAAGATCAAGCTGGGAGACGAAGCGGACATTACGGTGGACGCCTTTCCGGGCAGAACGTTTGCCGCGCGCGTCAGCAAGATCTACCAGCAGGCGGAATTTACGCCCAAGAACGTGGAGACGAAGGAGGAGCGGGTCAAGCTGGTATTCGGTGTCGAACTGACGTTTGTGAAGCCGGAAAGAATCCTCAAGCCCGGAATGCCCGCGGATGCCGCGATCCACTGGAAGGCCGCACAAGCCCAGCCGGGATCGAAATGA
- a CDS encoding ATP-binding cassette domain-containing protein yields MSAAAQPVIEVKELWRFYGRWKKVEAVRNVSFEVWRGEIFGLIGPDGAGKTSIIQTLAGVLKAHRGSVSVGGIDVLANPEAVKGPIGYMPQGLGVNLYESLSVQENIEFFRDLRKLPEKTYQENRAHLLNMTRLGPFVKRRAGNLSGGMRQKLALICALIHLPDVILLDEPTTGVDPISRQEFWQIIRGLVQERKVTVLLSTSYMDEAERCHRVALLHSGRIIEQGDPEDLRAKAAGQFAAIQAEPQTSALRILQSRDDVLSTEAFGKTLHIRFEGDLKKIEMALRAEQINVLDVARQEPDLEDLFLQLLSSGKQQRPELHIPASRAADLPVTVRSQAVTKRFGDFVAVDSVDLDVHRGEIFGLLGPNGAGKTTLIKMMCSLLEPSAGSIQVVGFDIQSEKQRVWDQIGYMSQHFSLYRDLTVRQNLRLYSDLYGVRNANFRDLMKSLGLEEFASRLAGDLPTGFRQRLSLLCAVLHGPPVLFLDEPTSGVDPVARRTFWDLIYSLSRESGVTILVSTHYMNEANHCDRLGLMHQGRLIAVDTPAGLKQTSERRSGRLLAIHTPGFREAFDVLRPVYPGAFLYGDRIHLRSFDARFDERRVLSLLSQAGITDIQTSEPQLSMDETFIDFIRTAEMVHA; encoded by the coding sequence ATGAGCGCCGCAGCGCAGCCGGTCATTGAAGTAAAGGAACTCTGGCGGTTCTATGGGCGCTGGAAAAAGGTTGAAGCGGTTCGCAACGTCTCCTTCGAGGTCTGGCGCGGAGAGATCTTTGGTTTGATCGGGCCGGACGGAGCCGGCAAGACGAGCATCATTCAGACGCTGGCCGGCGTCCTGAAAGCACACCGCGGCTCCGTCTCGGTCGGCGGAATCGACGTCCTTGCCAATCCCGAGGCGGTGAAAGGCCCGATTGGGTACATGCCCCAGGGGCTGGGAGTGAATCTGTATGAGAGCCTCTCGGTGCAGGAAAACATCGAGTTTTTTCGCGACCTCCGGAAATTGCCCGAGAAAACCTACCAGGAAAATCGCGCGCACCTTCTGAACATGACCCGCCTGGGCCCGTTCGTGAAGCGCCGCGCGGGCAATCTTTCGGGGGGAATGCGGCAAAAGCTGGCCCTCATCTGTGCGCTCATTCATCTGCCCGATGTGATTCTGCTCGATGAGCCGACGACCGGAGTGGATCCGATTTCGCGGCAGGAGTTCTGGCAGATCATCCGCGGTCTGGTGCAGGAGCGAAAAGTGACGGTGCTTCTGAGCACCTCCTACATGGATGAAGCCGAACGCTGCCACCGGGTTGCGCTGCTGCACTCCGGGAGGATCATCGAGCAGGGAGACCCGGAAGACCTCCGGGCCAAAGCCGCCGGGCAATTCGCGGCCATCCAGGCGGAGCCGCAGACGTCGGCGCTCAGAATCCTGCAGTCCCGGGACGACGTGCTTTCGACCGAGGCCTTCGGAAAAACGCTGCACATTCGCTTCGAGGGCGACCTCAAAAAGATCGAAATGGCCTTGCGCGCCGAGCAGATTAACGTCTTGGATGTCGCGCGGCAAGAACCCGATTTGGAAGATCTGTTCCTGCAGCTTCTTTCTTCCGGGAAACAACAGCGGCCGGAACTGCACATTCCGGCCTCCCGCGCCGCAGATCTTCCCGTCACGGTCCGGAGCCAAGCGGTAACCAAGCGCTTTGGTGATTTTGTTGCCGTGGACTCGGTGGACTTGGACGTGCACAGGGGGGAGATCTTCGGGCTGCTGGGGCCAAACGGTGCAGGGAAGACCACCCTCATCAAGATGATGTGCAGTCTTTTGGAGCCCAGCGCCGGATCGATTCAAGTGGTGGGTTTTGATATCCAGTCGGAAAAGCAGCGTGTCTGGGACCAGATCGGCTACATGTCACAGCATTTCTCGCTGTACCGGGATTTAACCGTCCGGCAAAACCTGCGGCTTTACTCCGACCTCTACGGGGTGCGGAACGCGAATTTTCGCGATTTGATGAAGTCGCTGGGGCTCGAGGAATTCGCATCGCGGCTGGCAGGTGACCTGCCCACGGGGTTCCGGCAGAGGTTATCGCTTCTTTGTGCGGTGCTGCATGGGCCGCCGGTTCTTTTCCTGGATGAACCGACATCCGGAGTCGATCCGGTGGCGCGGCGTACGTTCTGGGACCTGATCTACTCGCTTTCGCGGGAGTCCGGGGTCACCATCCTGGTCTCGACGCACTATATGAATGAAGCCAACCACTGCGACCGGCTCGGCCTGATGCATCAGGGCCGCCTGATCGCCGTGGACACGCCTGCAGGCCTGAAGCAGACCTCCGAGCGGCGTTCCGGCAGGCTGCTGGCGATCCACACGCCCGGATTCCGCGAGGCGTTTGACGTGCTCCGACCTGTCTATCCAGGCGCCTTTCTGTACGGAGACAGAATCCACCTGCGGAGCTTCGATGCCCGATTCGATGAACGCAGGGTGCTGTCCCTTCTGAGCCAGGCAGGCATCACGGACATACAAACCAGCGAGCCACAGCTTTCCATGGATGAAACCTTCATCGACTTCATCCGGACCGCGGAGATGGTTCATGCTTAG
- a CDS encoding ABC transporter permease, translating into MLSRLLAIIRKETREVLRDRIYLSLAIAVPLVVTVLLGLGFVLDVKNLPVVFYDQDRSSLSREYMYSFTNSEYFRLVGMVASPAQFEQLMQSGAVRAVVVIPPDFSRKLNGGKQVAVQILVDGSFAARAQVVSGYIAAIDGQFNAQLLSSYLAGKGVVTTNLVPVSTEGRVWYNPSLESKNSVVPGLMVITLMFYPGLLASLVVVREKERGTIFNLYCSPVRRWEVIAGKAVPYIGVAFLDYFLIFSLSILVFQVRFVGSFFVLTLAALLYITCCIGVGLVISVSCKTQVAAMLATFVAMMTPSMMFSGMMTPIASMDRSAQMISRVIPASYFMGMARGVYLKGLGFSYYLPDFLTLLLFAAVVYGIAILSFRKRAG; encoded by the coding sequence ATGCTTAGCCGCCTCTTGGCCATCATCCGCAAGGAAACTCGAGAAGTGTTGCGGGATCGAATCTACCTGAGTTTGGCGATTGCCGTCCCGCTCGTCGTTACCGTGCTCCTGGGGCTGGGATTCGTTCTGGACGTGAAGAATCTGCCGGTCGTGTTTTATGACCAAGACCGCTCCTCGCTCAGCCGCGAATACATGTACTCGTTCACCAACTCCGAATACTTCCGCCTGGTTGGAATGGTGGCCAGCCCCGCGCAGTTCGAACAGTTGATGCAGTCCGGAGCCGTACGCGCGGTAGTCGTTATCCCGCCGGATTTTTCGCGCAAGCTGAATGGCGGAAAACAGGTCGCGGTGCAGATTCTCGTGGACGGATCGTTCGCGGCACGAGCGCAAGTCGTCAGCGGCTACATCGCGGCGATTGACGGGCAATTCAACGCCCAGTTGCTGTCCAGCTATCTGGCGGGGAAGGGCGTGGTGACCACGAACCTGGTGCCGGTCTCCACGGAGGGGAGGGTCTGGTACAACCCTTCGCTGGAATCGAAGAACTCCGTCGTTCCGGGGCTTATGGTCATCACCCTGATGTTCTATCCGGGCCTGCTTGCCTCCTTGGTCGTGGTTCGGGAAAAGGAGCGGGGCACCATTTTCAATCTGTACTGCTCGCCGGTCCGGCGCTGGGAAGTGATAGCCGGGAAGGCCGTACCGTATATCGGCGTGGCCTTTCTGGACTATTTCCTGATCTTCAGTTTGAGCATCCTGGTTTTCCAGGTGCGATTTGTCGGCAGCTTTTTTGTGCTGACCCTGGCCGCCTTGCTGTACATCACTTGCTGCATCGGAGTGGGGCTGGTGATTTCCGTGTCCTGCAAGACGCAGGTCGCCGCCATGCTCGCCACCTTCGTGGCCATGATGACCCCCTCGATGATGTTTTCGGGGATGATGACGCCCATTGCCAGCATGGACCGCTCCGCGCAAATGATCAGCCGGGTGATTCCGGCGTCCTATTTCATGGGCATGGCCCGGGGCGTGTACCTGAAGGGACTGGGTTTCTCCTATTACCTGCCCGATTTTCTGACCCTGCTGCTGTTTGCAGCCGTGGTCTATGGGATTGCCATCCTTAGTTTCCGGAAGAGGGCGGGCTGA
- a CDS encoding ABC transporter permease, whose protein sequence is MLRRILGMIRKEFAQILRDRALVFILIWAFTAAIYTVGRGHAMEVTNVPTVVYDLSRSPASREFLSHLQPPYFKLVAYLDREEDIAKYLDSGKASIAVVIPPDFQRKVSGQGQAHVQVITDGAVAMPATVAVAYIAAISSRYSVAVLEDRAAAAGVRLSSLPGIEERVRVKYNPNMLSSWFSSLLELMNMLTMVSLLLTAADLVREKEHGTLDQLLVSPARSFEIFLAKIIPTILVVLALSGFSFLFVLKPVFHVPIRGSMLLFYSVAALYVFAMTSMGIAIAVVARNLSQAMMIMLLILQPMIFLSGAWNPPEAMSPWMRWFSLISPMRYFIDFGYGVILKGSGLSIVAWDIAGIVILGSALFAFSLWWFQRSLSR, encoded by the coding sequence ATGCTGCGGCGCATCCTGGGAATGATCCGGAAGGAATTTGCGCAGATCCTGCGGGATCGCGCGCTCGTCTTCATCCTCATCTGGGCCTTCACGGCCGCGATCTACACCGTTGGCCGGGGCCATGCCATGGAGGTGACAAACGTTCCAACCGTTGTATACGACCTGAGCCGGAGTCCGGCAAGCCGGGAATTCCTAAGCCACCTGCAGCCTCCCTACTTCAAGCTTGTCGCCTATCTCGACCGGGAAGAGGACATCGCCAAGTATCTAGATAGCGGCAAGGCCTCCATCGCGGTGGTCATTCCTCCGGATTTCCAGCGCAAGGTCAGCGGCCAGGGACAGGCGCATGTTCAGGTCATTACGGACGGGGCCGTGGCCATGCCCGCTACCGTCGCCGTCGCTTACATCGCCGCGATCTCCAGCCGGTACTCCGTGGCGGTTTTGGAAGATCGCGCTGCCGCGGCCGGAGTCCGGCTGAGCAGCCTTCCCGGCATCGAGGAACGCGTGCGGGTGAAATACAATCCCAATATGCTGAGCTCGTGGTTCAGCAGCCTGCTGGAGCTGATGAACATGCTGACCATGGTATCACTGCTGCTGACGGCCGCGGACCTGGTGCGCGAGAAGGAACACGGCACGCTCGATCAATTGCTCGTGAGTCCCGCGCGGTCCTTCGAGATCTTTCTTGCGAAAATTATTCCCACGATCCTGGTGGTTCTGGCGCTTTCGGGGTTCAGCTTCTTATTCGTGCTGAAACCGGTCTTCCATGTTCCGATCCGTGGCAGCATGCTGCTCTTCTACAGCGTCGCTGCGCTGTATGTGTTCGCCATGACCAGCATGGGAATCGCGATCGCGGTGGTCGCCCGCAACCTCTCTCAGGCCATGATGATCATGCTACTCATTCTCCAGCCGATGATCTTTCTCTCTGGAGCGTGGAATCCTCCCGAGGCCATGAGCCCCTGGATGCGCTGGTTTAGCCTGATCTCGCCGATGCGCTACTTCATCGATTTTGGTTATGGGGTGATCCTGAAAGGGAGCGGGCTCTCAATCGTAGCGTGGGACATCGCCGGCATTGTGATTCTAGGAAGCGCGCTCTTCGCCTTCTCCCTGTGGTGGTTCCAACGAAGCCTTTCCCGCTAA